Within the Ochrobactrum vermis genome, the region TCGCAGGCAAACGCTGCGAACGGATCACAACTGCCGTTTTGGCACGGTTGGACAAACAGATATAATATCAGGAACCTTTTGAATTCTCCCGCATCCAATAGCTGTCGCTAGAAGAAAGAGCCCGTAAAGGCACCGGGCAAGGGAGAGTTCCATGTCTATTCGTTCAGTTGTATCCATTGCTGCAATTTGCGTTTGCGGCAGTCTGTCTCTGGCAATCGCCCATGACGGAAAATTACACGATCCGGCGATAGCCCATATTGCTTACACGGCAGGCGCCATCGACGTCGCTGCTGCCAAACAGGCTCTTGAAAAGTCCAAAAACAAAACGGTGCTTGAGTTTGCACAGACCATGGTGCGCGATCATGAAGCGGTCAATCAGCAAGCGCTCGCTCTGGTCAAGAAGCTGAAGGTCACACCGGAGGATAACGACACAAGCAAAGCCTTGTCCAAAGCGGCAGCAGATGAACTGGCAAAATTGAGCAAGCTTGATGGCGCTGCCTTCGACAAATCCTATGTCGACAACGAGGTTGCCTATCATAAGGAAGTGAACAAGGCTCTGAAATCCACGCTCATCCCGTCCGCCAGCAATGCCGAGCTGAAGAGCCTGCTCGAAACCGGTCTCAAATTGTTCCAAAGCCACGAACAACATGCCGAACACATCGCCATGTCTTTGAAATAGGAACAGCCCGATGAGATATGTTCAAGCCGTCGCGATACTTGTCGGGCTTCTGATTGCCAGCGGCCCGGCAGAAGCGAAAACGATTGAGATTACGGTCGAGAAACTCGCTTTTTCACCGCAGAATATTGAAGCAAATGTGGGCGATGTGATCGAATGGAATAATAAGGATCCCATGCAGCACACCGCGACCGTAAAGGGAGGATGGGATATTCTGCTGCCACCAAAAAAGGTTACGAAGCAGGTTCTCAATTCGCCAGAAGCAGTCAGCTATTACTGCCGTTTCCATCCGGATATGGTCGGAAAACTGACAGTCAAACCATAAGGAAAAGCGCGCCAATGCGGCCTGTCTCATGCAGGCCTTTCATCCTCCCTGCGATGGCGTGAAATTCGCCACCAGCGCATGGCTGTCGCCGGGATAGGTGAACCGCACATGCGTCACCGGCTGCTCGGCATTCCAGGTCTGCCGTTCGATCACCAGACAGGGAGAACCCAGCGGAATACCGAGCATGCCCGCATTCTCCGGCGTGGCGGCAATCGCGCGTATCGAATGTTTTGCGCTGCTCCATGGCACGCACGAAACCAGCCATGGTCCCGGCGAACTTTCGGCAAAATCGGTCTGCGCCGCTGTCGGAACCGCATCCAGACTGATGATACGCTCTTCAAGGGCAAAGACGCGCTTGCCCGCATAGTGACGGCAGACGAGCTCAACCAGCGGCGTATGGCGCGGCATGTCGATATGCCTTGCATCGGCAGGCCCGCTCAATCGCTCGCTTCGGCTCGTCAGCTCGAACCGATACGCAACGCCAAGCGCGGCCACTTCATCGCGAATATCGTGGATTTCGAGGATCGCCGCCTGCGATTGCGGGAAGGAAACGAAACTGCCCGATTTGCGCTTGCGCTCGATCAGACCGGCTTTGGCAAGCTGGGTCAGCGCCTTGTTGACCGTCATGCGCGAACAGCCATATTGTTCAGTCAGTTCGTGCTCGAACGGGATACGGTGCCCCGGCGCCCATTCTCCAGACAGGATGCGCGATTCAATATCGTCCAAAATACGCTGATGCAGTGAAAGCACCGGGCCGTCTTTTGCCGCTGAACCGTCATCCGCCATGCTATTCCCCCTTTGTTTCCCACTTTTGCAGGAAATTCTTCAGGCGAGCAATTCGCCAATCGTTTTCTGGAAAGCACGCTCGGCCTGATCGCGCAAGCGGTGACGTCCACCCTCCACCTGTTTCGAGCCGCGTACCCACACATCACTGACCTGCGCGCGACCGGCGAAAATCCAGCCATCCAGCACGGCATCGCCGTTGGCATGGGGTAGCCGCGCCATATCCAGCGCGACAAAATCCGCCGAAGCGCCAAGCTTTAACCCGTCATCGGCGCGACCCATCGCGATGTTACCGCCGCGCACCGCACCATCGAACAAGGCACGCCCCGTGGAGGCTTCGCTTT harbors:
- a CDS encoding DUF4142 domain-containing protein, whose product is MSIRSVVSIAAICVCGSLSLAIAHDGKLHDPAIAHIAYTAGAIDVAAAKQALEKSKNKTVLEFAQTMVRDHEAVNQQALALVKKLKVTPEDNDTSKALSKAAADELAKLSKLDGAAFDKSYVDNEVAYHKEVNKALKSTLIPSASNAELKSLLETGLKLFQSHEQHAEHIAMSLK
- a CDS encoding cupredoxin domain-containing protein is translated as MRYVQAVAILVGLLIASGPAEAKTIEITVEKLAFSPQNIEANVGDVIEWNNKDPMQHTATVKGGWDILLPPKKVTKQVLNSPEAVSYYCRFHPDMVGKLTVKP
- the hutC gene encoding histidine utilization repressor — translated: MADDGSAAKDGPVLSLHQRILDDIESRILSGEWAPGHRIPFEHELTEQYGCSRMTVNKALTQLAKAGLIERKRKSGSFVSFPQSQAAILEIHDIRDEVAALGVAYRFELTSRSERLSGPADARHIDMPRHTPLVELVCRHYAGKRVFALEERIISLDAVPTAAQTDFAESSPGPWLVSCVPWSSAKHSIRAIAATPENAGMLGIPLGSPCLVIERQTWNAEQPVTHVRFTYPGDSHALVANFTPSQGG